Proteins found in one Paenibacillus borealis genomic segment:
- a CDS encoding glycoside hydrolase family 78 protein: protein MEYKQNPLGIDVRYPRISWQLNADERDVMQQAYQLQVATDQDYVSTVWDSGRVESGQSLHIELKELELQSRQRYYYRIRIWDQLNRPTEWSETAWWEMGLLSPEDWEAEWITAPLACLDTEAEQNPLLRRSFHVDRQVIRARMYVTSLGLYEVELNGARVGRDVLTPGWTSYSTRLQYQTYDITGQLAAGGNAVGAWLGNGWYKGNLAWDNKKNVFGDRTALLMQIHLTFADGDEQIIRTDQEWAVSPGPLLMSEIYHGETYDARLEQCGFSQPDYDDHAWIPAEILPYTRDILLAQENVPVKAMEELAPITLLRTPAGETVLDMGQNMVGWMRFTVEGQAGQEFQLRHFEVLDQEGNVYTDNLRAARQTVTYITRGGGRESFQPRFTFQGFRYVQLIGFPENLSLQDFTGVVLHSDMEPTGTFTCSNPLLNQLQHNILWGEKGNFVDVPTDCPQRDERLGWTGDAQMFIRTSAYLMNVAPFFSKWLKDLAADQLDNGGVPFVIPHVLDENSHSSAAWGDAAVICPWTIYQCYGDKRILEQQYSSMQGWVEYIRRQGTDEFLWNTGFHFGDWLGLDAKPDSYIGATDRDYIATAFYAYSAGLMGKTAAVLGRTEDEQYYSQLHVRIKQAFNREFITPSGRVSVATQTACVLALMFGLVEGKAEERTVAKLIELLEESKYHLTTGFVGTPYLNLVLAGAGHYDAAYKLLLQTDYPSWLYQVTRGATTIWEHWDGIKEDGSFWSKDMNSFNHYAYGAIGDFLYRCVAGIEQVEEYPGYKQFLIQPHPGGGLTSAAGALESMYGKIRSGWTIDSGKIELVTVVPPNTSATVLLPDAALAGVLENGQPLQQARGIHSAEQLGQSVKITVGSGEYRFGYALQK, encoded by the coding sequence GTGGAGTACAAACAAAATCCGCTGGGGATAGATGTGCGCTATCCGAGAATCAGCTGGCAGCTGAATGCGGATGAGCGGGATGTAATGCAGCAGGCGTATCAGCTTCAGGTAGCAACGGATCAGGACTATGTAAGCACGGTATGGGATTCGGGCCGGGTGGAGTCCGGACAATCGCTGCATATTGAGCTGAAGGAGCTGGAGCTGCAGTCCAGACAGCGTTATTATTACCGGATTAGAATATGGGATCAGCTGAACCGGCCGACAGAGTGGTCAGAGACCGCCTGGTGGGAGATGGGCCTTCTCTCGCCGGAGGATTGGGAGGCAGAGTGGATCACGGCTCCGCTGGCTTGCCTGGATACTGAGGCAGAACAGAACCCGCTGCTGCGGCGCAGCTTCCATGTAGACCGGCAGGTTATCCGGGCCAGAATGTATGTGACCAGTCTCGGTCTCTATGAAGTGGAGCTGAACGGAGCCAGAGTCGGCAGGGATGTTCTGACACCCGGCTGGACCAGCTACAGCACCCGCCTGCAATACCAGACCTATGATATTACAGGGCAGCTGGCAGCGGGGGGCAATGCGGTCGGCGCCTGGCTGGGGAACGGCTGGTACAAGGGGAACCTGGCCTGGGATAACAAAAAGAATGTGTTCGGTGACCGCACGGCACTGCTGATGCAGATTCACCTCACCTTTGCGGATGGGGATGAGCAGATTATCAGAACGGATCAGGAGTGGGCGGTATCGCCCGGCCCGCTGCTGATGTCGGAGATTTATCACGGCGAAACCTATGATGCCCGCCTGGAGCAGTGCGGCTTCAGCCAGCCGGACTATGATGATCACGCATGGATACCTGCGGAGATTCTTCCGTACACCAGGGATATTCTGCTCGCCCAGGAGAATGTTCCGGTAAAAGCAATGGAAGAACTGGCCCCCATCACACTCCTGCGCACTCCGGCCGGTGAGACTGTGCTCGATATGGGCCAGAATATGGTCGGCTGGATGCGCTTCACGGTGGAAGGGCAGGCAGGACAGGAATTTCAGCTGCGGCATTTCGAGGTGCTGGATCAGGAAGGTAATGTGTACACAGATAACCTGCGGGCGGCCAGACAGACGGTTACTTATATTACCAGAGGCGGAGGCAGGGAGAGCTTCCAGCCGCGTTTCACCTTCCAGGGCTTCCGGTATGTGCAGCTGATAGGCTTCCCAGAGAACCTCTCGCTGCAGGATTTCACCGGGGTGGTCCTGCATTCGGATATGGAGCCGACCGGAACCTTTACCTGTTCCAATCCGCTGCTTAACCAGCTGCAGCATAACATTCTCTGGGGGGAGAAAGGCAATTTCGTTGATGTGCCCACTGACTGCCCGCAGCGCGATGAACGGCTCGGCTGGACCGGGGATGCGCAAATGTTTATCCGCACGTCGGCCTACCTGATGAATGTGGCCCCTTTTTTCAGCAAATGGCTCAAGGATCTGGCTGCCGATCAGCTGGATAACGGCGGTGTTCCGTTCGTAATTCCCCACGTGCTGGATGAGAATTCCCATTCTTCTGCGGCCTGGGGCGATGCGGCTGTTATCTGTCCGTGGACGATCTATCAGTGTTATGGCGACAAGCGGATTCTGGAGCAGCAGTACAGCAGCATGCAGGGCTGGGTGGAGTATATCCGCCGGCAGGGGACAGATGAGTTTCTGTGGAACACCGGCTTCCATTTCGGAGACTGGCTGGGCCTGGATGCGAAGCCTGACAGCTACATTGGCGCTACGGACAGGGATTATATCGCAACGGCCTTCTATGCCTATTCTGCCGGGCTTATGGGGAAGACTGCGGCAGTGCTGGGCAGAACAGAAGATGAGCAGTACTACTCACAGCTGCATGTGCGGATCAAACAAGCTTTTAACCGGGAATTCATTACCCCTTCCGGACGGGTGAGTGTAGCTACGCAAACGGCCTGTGTACTGGCATTAATGTTCGGTCTGGTGGAGGGGAAGGCGGAGGAACGCACGGTTGCCAAGCTTATAGAGCTGCTGGAAGAGAGCAAATATCATCTCACTACAGGCTTCGTCGGCACGCCTTATCTGAATCTGGTGCTGGCTGGAGCAGGGCATTACGATGCTGCTTACAAGCTGCTGCTGCAGACCGATTACCCTTCCTGGCTGTATCAGGTTACCCGGGGAGCAACGACCATCTGGGAGCATTGGGACGGGATTAAGGAGGACGGCAGCTTCTGGAGCAAGGATATGAACTCGTTCAATCATTATGCATACGGGGCAATTGGCGATTTCCTGTACCGCTGCGTGGCCGGGATCGAGCAGGTGGAAGAGTATCCGGGTTATAAGCAGTTTCTGATCCAGCCGCATCCGGGAGGCGGTCTGACTTCAGCCGCTGGCGCGCTGGAATCCATGTACGGTAAGATCCGCTCCGGGTGGACGATTGATTCCGGCAAAATAGAGCTGGTAACCGTAGTTCCGCCCAACACCTCGGCTACTGTACTGCTCCCGGACGCTGCGCTGGCGGGTGTGCTGGAGAATGGGCAGCCGCTGCAGCAGGCCCGCGGCATTCATTCCGCAGAGCAGCTGGGGCAGTCGGTGAAGATTACGGTCGGCTCCGGTGAATACAGATTCGGATATGCCCTGCAAAAATAA